A region of the Nocardia asteroides genome:
CGGTATGCCGGACGAGACGCTGATCGAGGGCCCGCTGCCGCGGGTCCGTGCGGAAATCGTCCGCCGCCGCGCCGAGTTGCGTGACCGCAAGGGCTGGATCATGGACATCTACCTGCTGCGCCGCATCTGACCTGCATGATTCACTCTCCTATCCGGCCCGTGACGATTTGGTGAACGTTATCGAGCGTCCGCGTAGTCGATGACCGGCGAGACCGAGACATAATGCCTGGTGGTGACGGGGCTGCCCTCCTCGTGCCCGAGCATGAGCCGTGCCGCAGGCCACGTCATCCTCGACGCGCACGCACTCAGTGACCGCATCATCAACGGCGAGACCGGACACCTCGGCCGCGCGGCACAGAACCTTGTGCACCACATCAAGCAGGACCCGAACACGACCGTGCTCGCCATCGCACGCGGACAGCACAACGGGTTCCGTATCCACGTGCCCCGCGACATCGCTGAGACGCGAGCACGCTACGCGCAGTGGGCAGACATCAACCGCACCATTCGCGACACCGACACGAGCAGTAACCGTCGCGGCAAGCGCGTCACGCTGATCTGACCCAGGCGGGTATACCCCCTTGGGGGGTACGGAATCTCGCCCGGTAGGCATAGGGCCTGCCTGTCCGTGCAGTGCAACGGGGATTTCCGGAATGAGGTAGGTGGTGGCCCATTTGAAGGATCCGCAGGGTGCCCGGCCGCCTGTCCGTGCGTTCACCCCCGGCGAGTTGGCGCGGATCCGTGAGTTGATCGAGGCGTCCCCTCCCTGCCGTCATCCGTCGCCGGTCGGTGCGGAGTTGGACCGGATCCACGCCGCAGCTGGCCGTCAGCGTGGTTTCAAGCTGTGGGAGCTGGACGCGGTGCGCGATATCGATGCTGCGTTCGCCGAGGAGATTTCCGAACGTAGGTGGAGCGAATGAAGCCGTCTTCCGTTCTGCGCAAGCGCATGGACGCGGCCCTAGCGCCGGTCCATGAATGGACCGAGCACGAGTTGGAATACCCCACGCTCGCTGGGCGCGCGGCCGACCGCGCCGAGATCGTCCAAGACCAGTTGGACGCCGAGCTGTCGCGCGATGAGCCCCGACCGAGCTCGGTGGTGCGGCTGTCGGCGGAGCTGCGCGCACTCGAGCGTGCACAGGTGTATTTGCTGGCTCGGTTGAACCCTGCCGCGGAGGGTGCCGCGAAGTCGGAGCGTCATCAGCGCGCCGCCCTGGTCCGCTGGGACCGCGAGCGCCGTCGTAGCTAGGCGCGCCGCGGTCAGCCGAACATGCCGACGATGATTCCCGTTGCGGTTGTGCCGATGCCGATCAGTGCGACGGTGAGGTCCTTCGTGGCGAGCACGTCGAGTTCCAGCTTGAAGTCTGAGAGAGCGTCCGCGACTGCGTTGTCCACGTCCTGGCGGCTCAGCTTCGGTGCGTTGCGTAACTCGTCGATGCGTTCGTTGGTGCTGCGGATGTCGTCGCGAACTGCCTGGACCTGCTCGCCGAGGTTGCGAAGCTGTACGGCGACCGGCCTATCGGCGTCGACCGCGGGTGATCGTGTGACTACGACAGCCCCCTCGGAGAATGCGAACGCCTGGGCGGCCGTCGCTTGAACCGTGACGTCGCGTCGACCGCTCGAGATCGTCCGAAGGTTGGCCTTCCAGTCGTTGAAGGCTTGAACGATGCCGCGGAGGCGGCCAGATGCCTTGTGCCAGGCATAGGCCAGACCAGCGGCTGTGATCAGCGTTCCGATCAACTCTACAACGTCCCCAACGGTTTTCGCGTCCACGCGGCCACCGTATCGCCTTGCGCCTGGCCTGACTGCCGATCGATCCCGCAACGAAAAACCGGGGTACTCGGTCATGAGTACCCCGGTCCGTCGCTCCCTGCGGCCCCGGCTGTCGTGACGTGACGTAACCGGTGGTCGATCTACCCCTCGCCCCCGTCTGATCATGGACGAAGCATGTTGTGGGCACGCTCGATCGCCTCGTCTTCCAGGATCTCGGCGTGCTCTTCGGGGGTGCGCGGCCAACCGTCCGGGCCGACGTATTGCGGGGTGCCATCGTCAGCAAACCCGCGGAACCGGAGTGCGTCATCGTCCGGCTTGGCTGCGTTCACCGCAGCGCCTTCGCGGGCCTGACGAGACCAGCCTCGACGAGCACCCGGAACGCAGCGGCCTTGCAGTCGCAGCGCTCGGCGTCGCAGCGAATGAGTTTTTGCATGACGATTCGGGCCTGAGCGACAGTAAAGGGCACCACCGGGGCTGGGTGGCAGTCCGATTCGAGGCGATCGGATAGCCCGCCGTCCAAGGTGGGTTCGGGTGCCTTCTCGCCGCGCTCGAGGAACCGGGGCAGGCCGTCGAATATCAGCCAGAGCCCGAACAGAACGGATGCGATGACAACGAGCGTGGTAACGAGTTCATCGGTCATCGGTGACCCCTCGGCGCGTTGTGGTGGTGTGGTCGGCTGAGGGAATTCCTCAGTCGGTTGGGTAGCGCCCGGCGCCGGGGAGTTCGGGGGCTCGACCCGACGCCGGGGCATACCCATACATTCGCGCGATCGTGGGGTTGGAAGTGCCAGTGGAGTAACAGAACTCAGGTGATCGGACGAGAGTCTGTACGCTCGGGCATGAACCAACGTGAACTCTCCCCGTGACGGAGGTCCCGCGGTGACAACGACCGGTGACCGTATCGCCAGCCTGCGCAAACTCGCCGGGCTGAGACAGATACAACTTGCGCAGCGCGCCAAGTACAGCCTGTCGATGGTGCGCGCTGTCGAACAGAACCGCGAACCGGCATCGCCGGGGTTCATCGCCGCAGTCGCATCCGCGCTCGGCGTCGAGCCCGAACACCTGACCGGTGCTCCCTATTACGACCTCCTCGAGGAAGACGGGCCGCTGGAGGGCATCGCCGAACTGCGAGCCGTGTTTGCCGAAGGGCCGTACGTGCAGGCGGTCGAACCGGCGTCGCTCGTCGAGCTCGCCGCCGAGATGGCCGATATAGACCTCGCGTACCGCAACGACAAGGGTCGCGTCGCGCTCGCTCGAATCCCGGTACTGATACGCCAGCTGTACGGCGCGCTACATGCCGCCAGTGAAGCCGACCGTGGCAAGGTGCTCTCGCTACTGTGCGCGGCCCACGTGACCGCCGAACGGCTGTGCAGACGGTTCGGTTTCACCAACCTTGCCCCGTCGGTGCTCGACCGCCTCGAATGGGCCGCCGCCGGTGCCGACGATCCCCTGTATGCGGCACAAGCTAAAATCAAGCGGGCTCGAATCCTCATGTACCACAACACAAATGATGTTGGCCTGCAACTTGTCGAGCAGGGCCTCGACATGATCGAGGGCGACACTGAGGGCGCGAACGCGGTACGCGGGTACGGGCACCTGTGCGGTGCGATCGTCGCCGCCCGCGGAATCCGGCCCGACACTGCGGCAGAGCACCTCGAGGCGGCGCGCGCCCTGTCACCGAAGATGCCGCGCGAGTCCGATATGTACGGCACGCTGTTCGGCCCGGGGAATGTCGGTATCCATGCTTCAGCGGTCGCGCTCGAGTCGGGCGACCCCGACCGCGCGGCCCGGGAAGGTTCAGCGCTGATCTTGCCGCCGGAGATAGCGCCGCCGCGCGCCGGGCACCACTGGCAGGACGTGGCGCGCGCGTGGGTGCTCGTCGGGCATGCCGACAAGGCGCTGCGGGCGCTCGGTGTCGCTCGGGCGGTCGCGCCTCAGCAGACCCGCCTGCATCCATCGGTGCGCGAGACTCTGCACGCCGTTGCCACGGCCGAACGCCGCCGGACGGACAGCCTCGCTAACTTCGCCTCATGGGTTGGGGTCACCCTGTAGGCGTGCCCACAGGTCCCCCCTTCTGGGGGCACATGATGCGCGCGGCCCGGCGCGACCTGACCACGGGCGAATTGGGCCGTCTGGCGCAGAGGGTCGGCGTTGTCCCGGCGTGGACCGTCTACCGGACTATCGCCTGATCAGCGAAGTACTCTCGCGAGCGGCCATCGTTTACCCACCCGACAGGCTGTGACAGTTTTTGTGACGCAATTGAGCGTGTAATGAACAGATGTTCGATCATCTCGGGTGATGTCGACACCAGGCGAGACCATCACTGTCCAGCGGATGCCCATCAGTTGGTGTAACCCGACATCACTCGAGACAAGACGATTGTTGGATCATGGACATCTACCTGCTGCGCCGCAACGGTTGAACCGCCCCGCTCCGGCGCGAGAACCGGCAGGGTGTCGGTGGGGCTGGGTAGTCTGGAGCCCGTGCCAGAGCTACCGGAGGTGGAGGCGTTGGCGCAGTTCCTCCGGGAGCATGCGGTCGCCGCCGTGATCGGCCGTGTCGACGTGGCCGCGCTGAGCGCCGTCAAGACCTTCGAGCCCCCGGTCACCGCGCTGTCGGGTCGCGACGTCACCGGTGCGGCGCGCTGGGGCAAATTCCTCGGGATGGAGTGCGACGGCCTGTGGCTGATCACCCATCTGTCGCGCGGTGGATGGCTGCGCTGGATCGATGAACCGAGTCCGACGCCGCCCAAGCCGGGCGGCAAGAGCCCGCTGGCGTTGCGGGTGCATTTCTTCACCCCCGAAGGAGCGACGCCCGCGTTCGACCTGACCGAGGCGGGCACGAAGAAGCGGCTGGCGGTGTACGTCGTGGCGGACCCGAAAGCCGTGCCGGGCATCGCCCGGCTCGGCCCCGACGCGCTGGAGGTCACCGAGGCGCAGTTCGCCGACATCCTGCAGGGCACCTCGCAGCGGATCAAGACCGCGCTGGTCGACCAGGTGTTGCTGGCGGGCGTCGGCAACGCCTACTCCGACGAGATCCTGCACACCGCGCGGATCTCGCCGTTCGCGAACACGAAGACCCTTCCGGCCGACAAGGTGGCCGAGTTGTACACGGCCATGCGCGCGGTGCTCACCGACGCGGTACGGCGCTCGGTCGGTCAGGACGCCGCCCGTCTCAAGGGCGAGAAGCGCTCCGGCATGCGGGTGCACGCCAGGACCGGGTCACCCTGCCCGGTCTGCGGCGACACGGTCCGCGAGGTCTCCTACGCCGATCGGTCGTTCCAGTACTGCCCCACCTGTCAGACCGGCGGCAAGGTGCTCGCGGACCGGCGGATGTCGCGCCTGTTGAAGTAGCGGTCCGGCTCAGGTCACCGTGGGCACCCGCACGCCCTGCCACGCGAGTCGTTTCGTCCGGTCCGGGTCGTGTTCCACGCGAGTGGGGTAGTCGATGATCAGGGTGGACCTGCGGGCCTCGGTATACGCGGGCCAGGACGGCAAGGGCGCTCCGGTGCGGGCGAAAGCCAGCCAATTGTCCTGGAACTGGCCGGTGACCGCGCGCAGCCCGCGCCGGCCGCCCGCAGCGGTGAAGGCCCGGCCGATCGGGGTGTCCGCGACGCCGAAGACGGGGATGAGGTCGGTCGCGTGCGTGGCGCCGAGCCCGCTCAGGTGCAGGGCGCGCGGTGCGAAGTCGTAGCGGTAGGCGTATGTCGGCGCATGTCCGCTGTGACCTTCCATAACGGTCAGCGAAGGACGCCAGAAGGTGTAATCGCCGCCCGCGCGTATCGCGGCCTTCGGCTGGGGATAACCGGGATACGCCGAAGCGATCCTGGCTTCGGCCTCGGCGGAGTGGCCGAGCGCCGAGCGAAGGCGGTCCGGGGTGGTGGGCAGTTCGTCGGCGAACCTGGCGAAGAGCGTGCCCTCGTCCCGGTTCGTGCCGATGATCAGCGGCACCCGATGCGCCGAGCCGTCGGTGATCGCGTCGACCGGGGAGCGCGGCAGGAACTCGCCGTCCACGACCGGACAGGCGGGGAAGACGCCCGGCTGTTCCCGTAGCACCTGGGCGATGGTGCGGTCGACGGCGCGGCGGATGTCGTTGGCGCCCGCGGTGCGCAGCGCGGTGTGCGCGGTGTCGGGTGTGGCGCCCAGCGCGGCGACGCAGCGGCGCGCGAAGCCGCGTGCCTCCTCGGTGGTCATCGACCAGTCGGCGGGCGGGCTCTGCGAGATGGCCCGATGGAACAGGCCCTTGGCCGCCGGTGTGGCCAGGAGACCGAGCACGGCGTGCGCTCCCGCCGACTCGCCGAAGATCGTCACGTTGCCGGGATCGCCGCCGAAGGCCGCGATGTTGGTGCGCACCCACTCCAGCGCGGCGAGTTGGTCGCGCAATCCCAGGTTGGCGTCGAACGGGTGCTGCGAGGTGCCGAACTCGCTGAAATCGACATAGCCGAACGCCCCCAGCCGGTAGTTCAGCGACACCACCACCACGTCGCCGCGCAGCGCCAGGCGCGCCCCGGAATACAGCCCGAGCGCGGAGGTGCCGATGAGATAGCCGCCGCCGTGGATGAAGACCAGCACCGGCCGCGGGCTCGCCGACGCGGACGCGGGTGCGGTGACATTCAGTGTCAGCGCGTCCTCGCTGGTCGGCTGGTAGGCGCGCGGCCCGATTCGCGCCCCGGAGCGGTGCTGCATCGCCGCGGAGGTGAATTCCGTCGCCGCCCGCACGCCCGACCACGGTTCGACCGGCTGTGGAGCGCGAAATCGCAGGTCTCCGATAGGAGGAGCCGCGTAGGGGATGGACCGCCAGCGCAAGACGCGGCGGCCCCGGCGACCACGGACGACTCCGTCGGCGGTCGCGATATCCGTTGTTGCCACCATTGGAAAATGGTAGCTATGTACGCCGCGCCTCCAACAGGCGCAACCAGAACTCGCTGACCGCCGGGAAGGATGGCACGGCGTGCCAGAGAGTGGACAGCGGCACCCGGCCGACCACCGCGATCGTCGCCGCGTGCAATTGCTCGCCCACCTCGGGGCCGACAAAGGTGGCGCCGAGCAGCGTGTCGGTGGCGCTGTCGATCACCAGTTTCGCGTGGCCCGCGTAATTGTCACGGGAGAGCGCCGAGCCGGCCACCTCGATGTCCAGTTCGACGGTCTCGACCGCGTGACCCGCGTCTGCGGCCGCGGCTTCGGTCAGGCCGACAGAGGCCACCTCCGGCGCGGTGAACACCACTTGCGGCACCTTGCCGTGGTCGGAGCTCGCGACGAACCGCGCGTCGTCCAGCGGCCGGCCCTCGGCCCGTGCCGCGATCACGTCGCCGCACACCCGGCCCTGGTACTTGCCCATATGCGTGAGCGCGGCGCGACGGTTGAGGTCGCCGACGACATACAGCCACTCGCCGTCGACACCGCGCGCGGTGAGGTGATCGTCCACCGTGACGTATCCGTCGGGCAGCCCGACCGCGTCCAGACCGAGCCCCGCCGTGGCGGGCGCGCGTCCAGCCGCCACCACGATCTCGTCCACGTCGAGTGCCGACTCCCCTTCGGGACCGCGCAACCGGACCGTGGCCGGACCGCCGTGAATCCACCCTTCGCCGGTGTCCTTCGCGGCTGGGCGCTCGACGGCGACGGGCTCGGTGCCGAAGCGGACTCGCACGCCCGCCTCGGTCAGCGCCGCCGCCACCCGATCGCGCGCGAACGGCTCGGCCGAGCCCAGCAGCGCCGAGCCCCGCACCAGCAGGGTGACCTCGGCGCCGAGCGCGGCCAGCCAGGTCGCCGCCTCGGAGGCGACCACGCCGCCGCCGACCACGGCGACCCGGCGCGGCACCTCGTGCAGATTGGTGGCGTCGCGGGAGATCCACGGCAGCGCGGCACGCAGGCCGGGCACGTCGGGGACGTTCGCGGTGGTGCCGGTGGCCAGCACGACCGCGTGCCGGGCGCGCAGCCGCCGTCCGCCGACCTCGACCGAGCGGGTACCGGTCAGGCGGCCCGCACCGCGCACGATGTCGATCCGCGTGCTCTCGGCCCAGGCGACCTGCGCGGAATCGTCGTGGTCGTGCACGAAGGCGTCGCGCCGCCGCAGCACCGCCTCGACGTCGAGGCCGGTGGCCGAGACTCCCGGCATCGCCCGCGCGGCCGCAAGGACGTGGCCCGGCCGCAGCAGCGCTTTGCTCGGAATACACGCCCAATACGAGCATTCGCCACCGATGAGTTCACGCTCGACGATGGCGGCCGTGCGGTCACTGCCCGCGACGGCATAGGCGGCGGCGTTCTCGCCCGCTGGTCCGCCACCGATCACGATGACGTCGTAGTCGGTCGGTGTGCTCGACATCGCCACGCCTACTGCAGGTAACCCTCGACCTGCGACACCGAGTTCGCCTGGACGCCATCCGGGGACCGGCCCTGATCGAGCCGCGCCCGGCGATGGCGGAGCAGGTCCCATGCCTGATCCAGCATCACTTCCAGCTCGGCCAGGCGCTGGCGTTCGGTCTTGGGGTCCAATTCGCCGTGGCTGGCCTGCGAGCGCAGCTGGTGCTCCTGGTCGACCAGTTCTTTGATGCGCGCCAAGATGTCCTGTTCGCTCATGCGGACCATGCTACGGCCGGGCGAGGCACGCGGCGGCCAACGGTGCGGCGGCGGCAAGTTCCGGCCAGGGCAGCGCTGTGTAGCCGAGCGCGATGCCGAAGTGCTCACGGCGGGCTCCCAGGTGGTATCGGGCCAGGCCGTCGAGCGCGACACCGCACGCCAGCCCCGCCGCGACCACGCGCCGCTCGGCCCGCGCCGACTCCACCGGCACGACGACGTGCGATCCCGCGTCGTCGCCGAGCACGCCGAGTCCCCGGCGGCGTAGCTCGGTCACCACCAGCGCCCGGCGCGGCGGCAGCGCGCGGCGCAGCCTGCGCAGGTGCCTGGCCAGATCGCCGTGGGCGGCCAAGGCGACCAGCACCCGCTGGCCCGCCGGGCTCGGGCCGGTGCCGGTGCGCTCCCGGTGGGCGAGCACCGCCTCGGCGATCTCAGGGGCGGCGAGCAGCCAGCCGACACCGAGGCTCGGGGACAAGATCTTGCTGGTCGTGCCCAAGTGCACCACGACGTCGGGAGCCATGGTGGCGAGCAACGGCAGCGGCGCGGTGTCGTAGCGCAATTCCCCGTCGTAGTCGTCCTCGATGACGAAGATCCCGGATCGTCGCGCGTGCTCGACCAGTTCGACCCGCCGCGCCGCAGGCATCCGCGCGCCGAGCGGGAACTGATGCGCGGGAGTGCAATACACCGCTTTGATCCGGGGCGGCAGCAGATCGACGCGCAGGCCGTCCC
Encoded here:
- a CDS encoding NAD(P)/FAD-dependent oxidoreductase, with translation MSSTPTDYDVIVIGGGPAGENAAAYAVAGSDRTAAIVERELIGGECSYWACIPSKALLRPGHVLAAARAMPGVSATGLDVEAVLRRRDAFVHDHDDSAQVAWAESTRIDIVRGAGRLTGTRSVEVGGRRLRARHAVVLATGTTANVPDVPGLRAALPWISRDATNLHEVPRRVAVVGGGVVASEAATWLAALGAEVTLLVRGSALLGSAEPFARDRVAAALTEAGVRVRFGTEPVAVERPAAKDTGEGWIHGGPATVRLRGPEGESALDVDEIVVAAGRAPATAGLGLDAVGLPDGYVTVDDHLTARGVDGEWLYVVGDLNRRAALTHMGKYQGRVCGDVIAARAEGRPLDDARFVASSDHGKVPQVVFTAPEVASVGLTEAAAADAGHAVETVELDIEVAGSALSRDNYAGHAKLVIDSATDTLLGATFVGPEVGEQLHAATIAVVGRVPLSTLWHAVPSFPAVSEFWLRLLEARRT
- a CDS encoding PLP-dependent aminotransferase family protein, with the protein product MLEDLPLHLDRDATRPLSVQIADQLRRAATTGPLRGGDRLPSTRALADRLGVSRTVVSTAYDQLHAEGWINGRRGSGTYLTTAPADMPARTVSSSSTDAAPRLFDLSPGAPCVEAIDPAAWRRAWRTAADHAPLVRKDRAGEPEFRTAVTEHLLRHRGIGAGSGTVLLATAGTSAAVGELAAALLRPGDAVAMEDPGYQRAAGAFAAAGLDVIAVPVDGDGLRVDLLPPRIKAVYCTPAHQFPLGARMPAARRVELVEHARRSGIFVIEDDYDGELRYDTAPLPLLATMAPDVVVHLGTTSKILSPSLGVGWLLAAPEIAEAVLAHRERTGTGPSPAGQRVLVALAAHGDLARHLRRLRRALPPRRALVVTELRRRGLGVLGDDAGSHVVVPVESARAERRVVAAGLACGVALDGLARYHLGARREHFGIALGYTALPWPELAAAAPLAAACLARP
- a CDS encoding Fpg/Nei family DNA glycosylase; this translates as MPELPEVEALAQFLREHAVAAVIGRVDVAALSAVKTFEPPVTALSGRDVTGAARWGKFLGMECDGLWLITHLSRGGWLRWIDEPSPTPPKPGGKSPLALRVHFFTPEGATPAFDLTEAGTKKRLAVYVVADPKAVPGIARLGPDALEVTEAQFADILQGTSQRIKTALVDQVLLAGVGNAYSDEILHTARISPFANTKTLPADKVAELYTAMRAVLTDAVRRSVGQDAARLKGEKRSGMRVHARTGSPCPVCGDTVREVSYADRSFQYCPTCQTGGKVLADRRMSRLLK
- a CDS encoding helix-turn-helix domain-containing protein, yielding MTTTGDRIASLRKLAGLRQIQLAQRAKYSLSMVRAVEQNREPASPGFIAAVASALGVEPEHLTGAPYYDLLEEDGPLEGIAELRAVFAEGPYVQAVEPASLVELAAEMADIDLAYRNDKGRVALARIPVLIRQLYGALHAASEADRGKVLSLLCAAHVTAERLCRRFGFTNLAPSVLDRLEWAAAGADDPLYAAQAKIKRARILMYHNTNDVGLQLVEQGLDMIEGDTEGANAVRGYGHLCGAIVAARGIRPDTAAEHLEAARALSPKMPRESDMYGTLFGPGNVGIHASAVALESGDPDRAAREGSALILPPEIAPPRAGHHWQDVARAWVLVGHADKALRALGVARAVAPQQTRLHPSVRETLHAVATAERRRTDSLANFASWVGVTL
- a CDS encoding carboxylesterase/lipase family protein, whose amino-acid sequence is MVATTDIATADGVVRGRRGRRVLRWRSIPYAAPPIGDLRFRAPQPVEPWSGVRAATEFTSAAMQHRSGARIGPRAYQPTSEDALTLNVTAPASASASPRPVLVFIHGGGYLIGTSALGLYSGARLALRGDVVVVSLNYRLGAFGYVDFSEFGTSQHPFDANLGLRDQLAALEWVRTNIAAFGGDPGNVTIFGESAGAHAVLGLLATPAAKGLFHRAISQSPPADWSMTTEEARGFARRCVAALGATPDTAHTALRTAGANDIRRAVDRTIAQVLREQPGVFPACPVVDGEFLPRSPVDAITDGSAHRVPLIIGTNRDEGTLFARFADELPTTPDRLRSALGHSAEAEARIASAYPGYPQPKAAIRAGGDYTFWRPSLTVMEGHSGHAPTYAYRYDFAPRALHLSGLGATHATDLIPVFGVADTPIGRAFTAAGGRRGLRAVTGQFQDNWLAFARTGAPLPSWPAYTEARRSTLIIDYPTRVEHDPDRTKRLAWQGVRVPTVT
- a CDS encoding DUF2630 family protein; protein product: MSEQDILARIKELVDQEHQLRSQASHGELDPKTERQRLAELEVMLDQAWDLLRHRRARLDQGRSPDGVQANSVSQVEGYLQ